The following are encoded together in the Roseobacter denitrificans OCh 114 genome:
- a CDS encoding TRAP transporter small permease translates to MSVISRISRALCAIGAVLMAATGAMLTYEVIARYFFIKPTIWAAELSQLCLIWGCFLALPHLLVLRRHITVNAVTNLLPERAQKVCAAFALVAIIVFSSIVAFYGWHIFYDSFSRGRTTGSLLNLPVWIAELSVPVGFGMLALQGLVELIRLPGAGTTSLGATHE, encoded by the coding sequence ATGTCAGTCATTTCCAGAATATCACGGGCGCTGTGCGCCATTGGTGCGGTCCTGATGGCCGCCACCGGGGCCATGCTGACCTATGAGGTGATCGCCAGATACTTCTTTATCAAACCGACGATCTGGGCCGCTGAACTCAGTCAGCTGTGCCTGATCTGGGGGTGTTTTCTCGCACTGCCGCATCTTTTGGTGTTGCGTCGCCACATCACGGTGAACGCTGTTACCAACCTGCTGCCTGAGCGTGCGCAGAAGGTTTGCGCCGCTTTTGCGCTTGTCGCGATTATCGTGTTTTCATCCATCGTTGCGTTTTACGGCTGGCACATATTCTACGACAGCTTTTCGCGCGGGCGCACCACCGGGTCGCTGCTGAACCTGCCGGTCTGGATCGCGGAACTGTCTGTGCCCGTGGGGTTTGGCATGCTCGCCTTGCAGGGTCTTGTTGAGTTGATCCGACTGCCCGGCGCGGGCACCACAAGCCTTGGAGCGACACACGAATGA
- a CDS encoding TRAP transporter large permease, producing the protein MTILLILGSLFGLLLVGVPVAFALGGMGLGMLLLGGFSPLMAPQSLLSTLDGFILLAVPLFLLMSNLLLKGGVGRDLFSAVQAWVGHWPGGLAVATILSCALFAAISGSSVATAATIGTVAIPEMINRGYEKRFVYGLLAAGGTLGILIPPSIPMIVYGFVTEQSVIALFLAGIGPGAVLVTLFVLFAMLHARLWGGYTPVPKASMRERATASKRALPSVALAALVILGLYSGAFTPTEAAAIGFAAALLITVFWLRTMTWAKFWEAVRESAITTAAILLIVAGAKIFGKAIALYRIPQDISAFLAQTIDGPIMFILVVSVVLLLMGLVFEALSMILIMTPVLLPAAMGLGFDPIWFGIYMVIMVECALITPPVGLNLYVIQSVARATLADVARGVWPFLMLMLFTVGILYLVPDLALYIPFKW; encoded by the coding sequence ATGACCATTCTGCTTATTCTGGGCTCCCTTTTCGGGCTGTTGCTGGTCGGGGTGCCGGTGGCCTTTGCGCTGGGGGGCATGGGGCTTGGCATGTTGTTGCTGGGCGGTTTTTCACCGCTCATGGCGCCGCAATCGCTGCTCTCTACCTTGGATGGTTTCATCCTTCTGGCGGTGCCGCTGTTTCTGCTGATGTCGAACCTGCTGCTCAAGGGGGGCGTCGGGCGTGACCTTTTTTCGGCCGTACAGGCCTGGGTCGGGCACTGGCCGGGGGGGCTTGCCGTTGCTACCATTCTCAGCTGCGCGCTTTTTGCCGCCATCTCAGGCTCGTCCGTCGCGACGGCAGCCACGATTGGCACGGTGGCCATTCCGGAGATGATAAACCGGGGATATGAAAAACGCTTTGTTTACGGGTTGCTGGCGGCGGGCGGCACGCTGGGCATTTTGATACCGCCCTCCATTCCGATGATCGTCTATGGCTTTGTGACCGAGCAATCGGTGATTGCGCTGTTTCTGGCAGGCATCGGGCCGGGGGCTGTGCTGGTCACATTGTTCGTGCTTTTCGCGATGTTGCACGCGCGCCTTTGGGGCGGGTACACGCCGGTGCCCAAGGCGTCGATGCGCGAACGCGCGACAGCCTCCAAACGCGCATTGCCCTCTGTGGCGCTTGCGGCTCTGGTCATTCTCGGTCTCTATTCCGGGGCGTTCACCCCTACGGAAGCGGCTGCGATTGGCTTTGCTGCGGCCCTGTTGATCACCGTATTCTGGTTGCGCACCATGACGTGGGCTAAATTCTGGGAAGCGGTGCGCGAATCCGCGATCACCACGGCCGCGATCCTGTTGATCGTGGCGGGGGCGAAAATCTTTGGCAAGGCCATCGCCCTCTATCGCATCCCGCAGGATATTTCGGCCTTCCTGGCCCAGACCATCGACGGGCCGATCATGTTCATTCTGGTCGTCTCGGTCGTGCTGTTGTTGATGGGGCTGGTGTTCGAGGCCCTGTCGATGATCCTGATCATGACGCCGGTGCTGTTGCCCGCGGCGATGGGTCTGGGCTTCGATCCGATCTGGTTTGGCATCTACATGGTGATCATGGTGGAATGCGCCCTGATCACGCCGCCGGTGGGTCTAAACCTCTACGTCATACAATCGGTTGCGCGCGCCACGCTGGCCGATGTTGCGCGCGGGGTCTGGCCGTTCCTGATGCTGATGCTGTTCACGGTTGGCATTCTTTATCTGGTGCCTGATCTGGCGCTTTATATCCCGTTCAAATGGTGA
- a CDS encoding isocitrate lyase/PEP mutase family protein, with the protein MTAAKTLRTLLAQDKCHVMPCCFDALSAKLIAQEGYDLTFMSGFAASASRIGAPDLGLMSYGEVVDQARNIATAIDIPLIGDGDTGYGNAMNVRRTVTGFAQAGCASVMIEDQLAPKRCGHTPGKAVVPRQEAYDRIKAAVDARDALREDGGDILILARTDARHEHGLSEAIERAAVFAELGADILFVEAPKSIAEMQDICSNLPGPKMANIVEGGETPDLPNAALHDIGYSIAAYPLSLMAAAMQAMVTSLRAMRADQRPGLMDFGELRSRIGFDDYYAASQAYASSKRD; encoded by the coding sequence ATGACTGCTGCGAAAACGCTCCGTACCTTGCTGGCGCAGGATAAATGCCATGTGATGCCGTGTTGCTTTGATGCGCTCTCGGCCAAACTGATCGCGCAGGAGGGGTATGATCTGACCTTCATGTCGGGTTTTGCCGCCTCCGCCAGCCGGATCGGCGCGCCGGATCTCGGCCTGATGAGCTATGGTGAAGTCGTGGATCAGGCCCGCAACATCGCCACTGCCATCGACATTCCGCTGATCGGGGATGGCGATACGGGCTATGGCAATGCGATGAATGTGCGCCGCACGGTGACGGGGTTTGCGCAAGCCGGTTGCGCGTCGGTGATGATCGAAGACCAGCTTGCCCCGAAAAGATGCGGGCACACGCCGGGTAAGGCGGTTGTGCCACGACAAGAGGCATATGACAGGATCAAGGCGGCGGTGGATGCGCGCGATGCCCTGCGCGAAGACGGCGGCGATATCCTGATCCTTGCCCGCACGGATGCGCGTCATGAACACGGGCTGTCAGAGGCGATCGAACGGGCGGCAGTCTTTGCCGAACTCGGCGCCGATATCCTGTTCGTGGAGGCTCCTAAATCCATCGCAGAGATGCAGGATATCTGCTCAAACCTGCCCGGTCCCAAGATGGCGAATATCGTCGAAGGTGGGGAAACACCGGATTTGCCCAATGCGGCCCTGCATGACATCGGCTATTCCATCGCGGCCTATCCGCTGTCTCTGATGGCGGCGGCGATGCAGGCGATGGTCACATCGTTGCGCGCGATGCGCGCGGATCAGCGGCCCGGATTGATGGATTTTGGCGAGTTGCGCAGCCGGATCGGGTTTGACGACTACTATGCGGCGTCGCAAGCCTATGCGTCCTCAAAGCGCGACTGA
- a CDS encoding NADH:flavin oxidoreductase, whose product MSKDPLMQPFQLKHLTLKNRIMTTSHEPAYPEDGMPKERYRAYHEERAKAGLALAMTAGSAAVSKDSPPVFNNVLAYKDEVVPWITDLTDACHAHGCAVMIQLTHLGRRTTWNKGDWLPSLSSSRHREPAHRAFPKLIEDWDIDRVITDFADAAERMQAGGMDGIELQVYGHLLDQFWSPLTNDLSGPYGADTLENRMRFPLDVLGAIRKRVGEDFIIGFRFTADEVQKGGITPEEGLRISKILADDGRLDFLNVIRGRIHTDPAMVDVIPVQGMSNAPHLDFAGAVKKATGLPTFHAAKIPDVATARHAVANGLLDMVGMTRAHMADPHIVQKIREGREDDIRPCVGATFCLDRIYQGGEALCIHNAATGRELSMPHVIAPAPAPRHVVIVGAGPAGLEAARVAAERGHVVTVFEAQADPGGQIRLTVQNPRRRDMISIIDWRMAQCAARDVRFHFNTWAEPETITDLNPDVVIVATGGLPNTELFEAGRDTPHVISSWEMIAGDVKPADHVLIYDESGDHPGLQAAETAALAGAKVEVMTPDRVFAPDIMAMNLTPYMRALQDKDVTFTVTRRLLDVARNGNKLRATIGTDYSDHSYQTDYDQIVVNYGTFPLDELYHALKPLSSNLGAVDHDALIAGEVQNVNTNSDGAFQLFRIGDAVSARNTHAAIYDALRLVKDL is encoded by the coding sequence ATGTCAAAAGATCCCTTGATGCAACCCTTTCAACTCAAGCATCTGACGTTGAAGAACCGCATCATGACCACCAGCCATGAACCTGCCTATCCCGAAGACGGCATGCCCAAGGAACGCTACCGCGCCTATCACGAAGAGCGCGCCAAGGCCGGGCTTGCACTTGCGATGACCGCAGGTTCGGCGGCGGTGTCCAAAGACAGCCCGCCGGTGTTCAACAACGTGCTGGCCTATAAGGATGAGGTGGTGCCATGGATCACCGATCTGACCGATGCCTGCCATGCGCATGGCTGTGCGGTGATGATCCAGTTGACGCATCTGGGGCGGCGCACGACGTGGAACAAAGGCGACTGGTTGCCCTCCCTGTCTTCCTCGCGCCACCGCGAACCGGCGCATCGCGCCTTTCCCAAACTGATCGAAGACTGGGATATTGACCGGGTGATCACCGATTTCGCCGACGCAGCCGAGCGGATGCAGGCCGGTGGCATGGATGGGATCGAATTGCAGGTTTACGGCCATCTGCTGGACCAGTTCTGGTCACCGCTTACGAACGATCTGTCCGGTCCTTACGGTGCCGATACTTTGGAAAACCGGATGCGGTTTCCGCTGGATGTCTTGGGGGCCATTCGCAAACGCGTGGGCGAGGATTTCATCATCGGCTTTCGCTTTACCGCCGATGAGGTGCAAAAAGGCGGGATCACGCCCGAAGAGGGCCTGCGCATTTCAAAAATCCTCGCCGATGATGGGCGTCTCGATTTCCTGAATGTGATCCGGGGGCGCATCCATACGGACCCTGCGATGGTCGACGTGATCCCGGTGCAGGGCATGAGCAATGCGCCACATCTTGATTTCGCCGGGGCGGTCAAAAAGGCAACCGGCCTGCCCACATTCCACGCCGCCAAAATCCCCGATGTGGCGACTGCGCGACATGCCGTGGCAAACGGGCTGCTCGATATGGTCGGGATGACGCGGGCGCATATGGCTGATCCGCATATTGTGCAGAAAATCCGCGAGGGGCGCGAGGACGACATACGCCCTTGTGTCGGGGCCACCTTTTGTCTGGATCGGATTTATCAGGGCGGCGAGGCGCTGTGCATTCACAACGCGGCCACGGGGCGCGAACTGTCCATGCCGCACGTCATAGCCCCGGCCCCTGCCCCACGCCATGTTGTGATTGTCGGCGCAGGTCCGGCGGGGCTTGAGGCCGCCCGTGTTGCCGCCGAGCGCGGGCACGTTGTCACGGTCTTTGAGGCGCAAGCCGATCCCGGTGGGCAAATCCGGCTGACCGTCCAGAACCCGCGCCGCCGCGATATGATTTCAATCATCGACTGGCGCATGGCCCAATGTGCCGCGCGCGATGTGCGTTTTCATTTCAACACATGGGCCGAACCTGAAACAATCACCGACCTGAATCCGGATGTGGTGATCGTGGCGACGGGCGGCCTGCCAAACACCGAACTTTTCGAGGCTGGCCGCGACACGCCCCATGTGATCAGCAGTTGGGAGATGATCGCAGGCGATGTCAAACCGGCAGATCACGTGTTGATCTATGATGAAAGCGGCGACCATCCGGGGCTGCAAGCCGCTGAGACGGCTGCCCTGGCCGGTGCAAAAGTCGAGGTGATGACGCCTGATCGCGTATTTGCGCCCGACATCATGGCGATGAACCTGACACCTTACATGCGCGCGTTGCAGGACAAGGACGTCACCTTTACCGTGACGCGCCGCCTGCTGGATGTGGCGCGCAATGGCAACAAGTTACGTGCCACAATCGGGACGGATTACAGCGATCACAGCTATCAGACCGATTACGACCAGATCGTTGTGAACTATGGGACCTTCCCGCTGGATGAGCTTTACCACGCGCTCAAACCGCTCAGCAGCAACCTTGGCGCTGTGGATCATGACGCGCTGATCGCGGGCGAAGTCCAGAATGTGAACACCAACTCCGATGGCGCGTTTCAGCTTTTCCGCATCGGGGATGCGGTTTCGGCCCGCAACACACATGCGGCGATTTACGACGCCCTGAGGCTGGTCAAGGACTTGTGA
- a CDS encoding GMC family oxidoreductase, whose amino-acid sequence MTAPFDLTDDSVIVVIGTGAGGGVLANELAQKGISVVALEAGGRYLPEDYVNDEWESFGQLAWLDPRTTSGDWRVAKDFSGLPAWIVKAVGGATTHWAGASLRFQEHEWKAATTYGNVQGASLLDWPIDAAEMDPWYALAEEKLGVTRTGDRPGLPGNNNYLVFEKGAKALGYTEVSTGRMAIQSTDGGERTACQQTGFCFQGCKWGSKWSTAYTDIPQGEATGNLEVRERAHVARILHDDAGKVSGVEYFDADGNLQLQKARAVCVAGNSFESPRMLLNSATSMFPDGLANSSGQVGRNYMRHMTGSVYATFDQPVRMWRGTTMAGIIQDEARHDPSRGFVGGYELETLALGLPFMAAFLDPGAWGREFTSALDAYENMAGMWIVGEDMPQETNRVTLNHDVTDQYGLPVANVHFDDHPNDIAMRNHAYQQGQAVYDAVGATRTFPTPPYPSTHNLGTNRMSENARDGVVNKWGQTHDIPNLFISDGSQFTTGAAENPTLTIVALAIRQADHMAREMSAGNL is encoded by the coding sequence ATGACGGCACCTTTTGATCTCACGGACGACAGCGTTATTGTCGTGATCGGAACAGGCGCGGGCGGCGGCGTTCTGGCAAATGAACTGGCGCAAAAAGGCATCAGCGTTGTCGCGCTGGAAGCCGGCGGGCGCTACCTGCCCGAGGACTACGTCAACGACGAATGGGAAAGCTTTGGGCAACTGGCGTGGCTGGACCCGCGCACGACATCGGGCGACTGGCGCGTGGCCAAAGATTTTTCCGGCCTGCCTGCCTGGATCGTCAAGGCGGTGGGTGGTGCGACGACCCACTGGGCGGGGGCGAGCCTGCGCTTTCAGGAACACGAATGGAAGGCGGCGACCACCTATGGCAACGTGCAGGGCGCAAGCCTGCTGGATTGGCCGATAGATGCAGCGGAAATGGACCCATGGTACGCATTGGCTGAGGAAAAGCTGGGCGTGACACGCACGGGCGATCGACCGGGCCTGCCGGGCAACAACAACTACCTTGTGTTCGAGAAAGGCGCCAAGGCGCTGGGATACACCGAAGTCAGCACCGGGCGCATGGCGATCCAGTCCACCGATGGGGGCGAACGCACCGCCTGCCAACAGACAGGGTTTTGCTTTCAGGGCTGCAAATGGGGGTCGAAATGGTCGACCGCCTATACCGACATCCCGCAGGGTGAAGCGACCGGCAACCTCGAAGTGCGCGAACGGGCCCATGTGGCGCGCATCCTGCACGATGACGCCGGCAAAGTCTCGGGCGTTGAATACTTCGACGCGGACGGCAACCTGCAGCTGCAAAAGGCGCGCGCCGTCTGTGTGGCAGGCAATTCGTTCGAAAGCCCGCGCATGCTGTTGAATTCGGCGACATCCATGTTCCCGGATGGGCTGGCCAATTCCTCCGGTCAGGTGGGGCGCAATTACATGCGTCACATGACAGGGTCGGTTTATGCCACCTTTGATCAGCCGGTCAGGATGTGGCGCGGCACGACCATGGCAGGCATCATTCAGGACGAGGCCCGCCATGACCCCAGCCGTGGTTTCGTCGGCGGATATGAACTTGAGACGCTCGCGCTCGGCCTGCCGTTCATGGCCGCCTTCCTTGATCCCGGCGCATGGGGCCGCGAGTTCACTTCCGCGCTGGATGCCTATGAGAACATGGCGGGCATGTGGATTGTGGGCGAAGACATGCCGCAGGAAACCAACCGCGTGACACTCAACCACGACGTCACGGATCAATACGGCCTGCCGGTGGCAAATGTGCACTTTGATGACCACCCCAATGATATCGCGATGCGCAATCACGCCTATCAGCAGGGGCAGGCCGTCTATGATGCGGTCGGGGCCACGCGCACCTTCCCGACGCCGCCATATCCGTCAACGCATAACCTTGGCACCAACCGGATGTCGGAAAATGCCCGCGACGGGGTGGTGAACAAATGGGGTCAGACCCATGATATCCCGAACCTGTTCATCTCCGATGGGTCGCAGTTCACGACGGGGGCGGCCGAAAACCCCACGCTGACCATCGTGGCGCTGGCCATCCGGCAGGCCGATCACATGGCGCGCGAGATGTCCGCCGGAAACCTGTAA
- a CDS encoding VOC family protein has protein sequence MAKAIHSMIRVRDENASVRFYDTAFGLKVADRLDFTNFTLLYLSNPETSFELELTVNKDRTQPYELGEGYGHLAVSVTDLDSEHARFEAAGLSPRKIVEFAPDGEVIARFFFVADPDGYEIEVLERGGRYL, from the coding sequence TTGGCCAAAGCCATTCATTCCATGATCCGGGTGCGTGACGAAAATGCGTCGGTTCGCTTTTACGATACCGCATTCGGGTTGAAAGTCGCAGACAGGCTGGATTTCACCAATTTCACGCTGCTTTATCTCAGCAATCCGGAAACCAGTTTCGAACTTGAACTGACCGTCAACAAAGACCGCACCCAACCTTACGAGCTTGGCGAAGGCTATGGCCATCTGGCGGTGTCGGTCACGGATCTCGACAGCGAACATGCCCGATTTGAGGCCGCAGGCCTGTCACCGCGAAAGATCGTTGAATTTGCGCCCGATGGGGAGGTCATCGCGCGCTTTTTCTTTGTGGCCGATCCGGATGGCTACGAGATCGAAGTGCTTGAGCGCGGTGGACGCTATCTGTAA
- a CDS encoding ribbon-helix-helix domain-containing protein, translated as MCDVFAGQDPERYSCTTRRLRLNGQSTSIRLENAFWEVIDEIAQSEGTTAPCFISKLHTEVLEKRGEPKNFTSLLRCACLKFAEMNPERKSLTLAAE; from the coding sequence ATGTGCGACGTTTTTGCCGGACAGGATCCGGAACGATATAGCTGCACCACGCGTCGGTTGCGGTTGAACGGGCAAAGCACCAGCATCAGGCTGGAGAATGCCTTTTGGGAAGTGATTGACGAAATCGCGCAGAGCGAGGGCACAACCGCCCCCTGTTTCATTTCAAAGCTGCACACCGAAGTTTTGGAAAAACGCGGGGAACCAAAGAATTTCACCTCACTGCTGCGCTGCGCCTGCCTGAAGTTCGCAGAGATGAACCCGGAGCGCAAAAGCCTGACGCTGGCTGCTGAATAG
- a CDS encoding hydrogen peroxide-inducible genes activator, with translation MIGLTLKQLRYFDALARHKHFGRAADSCAITQPALSLQIKELEALVGAPLVERATREIRLTSLGSDFITRTRKILLSIDELDELARAAQGPLAGRLRLGVIPTAAPYLLPSIMTSFAQRFADLDVELRESVTQALIQDLLEARLDLAIVALPISEPALREFALFEEDFVLVRPPQDAGKPVPSPEMLQEMRLLLLEEGHCFRDQALSFCKSVEAHPRQMMEGSSLSTLVQMVGAGIGVTLIPEMALSLETRSADVAVARFPKPGPSRTIGMVWRKTNPLSDQLMQIGAIVRGVGQKARDTHPLPPASGAKRMP, from the coding sequence ATGATTGGCCTCACCCTGAAACAGCTCAGATATTTCGACGCGCTCGCCCGCCACAAACACTTTGGGCGCGCCGCTGATTCCTGCGCCATCACGCAGCCCGCCCTGTCCCTGCAGATCAAGGAACTCGAAGCATTGGTGGGCGCGCCGCTGGTTGAACGGGCAACGCGCGAAATTCGCCTGACGTCCCTGGGGTCGGATTTCATCACCAGAACCCGCAAAATTCTGCTGAGTATTGATGAGCTGGACGAACTCGCCCGCGCGGCGCAAGGCCCACTTGCCGGCCGACTCAGGCTCGGGGTCATTCCAACCGCCGCCCCCTATCTGTTACCGTCGATCATGACATCATTCGCGCAGAGGTTTGCGGATCTTGATGTCGAATTGCGCGAATCCGTGACGCAAGCCCTGATTCAGGACCTGTTGGAGGCGCGATTGGATCTGGCGATTGTGGCCCTGCCGATTTCGGAACCCGCGTTGCGGGAGTTTGCGCTCTTTGAAGAGGATTTCGTGCTGGTCCGCCCGCCGCAGGATGCAGGAAAACCCGTCCCAAGCCCGGAAATGCTGCAGGAGATGCGCCTGTTGCTGCTTGAAGAGGGTCATTGTTTTCGCGATCAGGCCCTGTCCTTTTGCAAATCGGTCGAAGCGCACCCCCGCCAGATGATGGAGGGCAGTTCGCTCTCGACGCTTGTGCAGATGGTCGGGGCGGGCATCGGCGTCACCTTGATCCCCGAAATGGCTCTGTCGCTGGAAACGCGGTCTGCGGATGTGGCGGTTGCGCGCTTTCCCAAACCCGGCCCGTCGCGCACCATTGGCATGGTCTGGCGCAAAACCAACCCCCTGTCCGACCAGCTGATGCAGATTGGGGCCATCGTGCGCGGGGTTGGGCAGAAGGCGCGTGATACGCACCCCCTGCCCCCGGCCAGCGGCGCAAAACGCATGCCCTGA
- the katG gene encoding catalase/peroxidase HPI, with amino-acid sequence MDGNNVDPTGGCPVMHGGNTAMDKPVTKWWPNALNLDILHQHGARTNPMDPDYDHRAAVKALDFEAVKADVKALMTQDQDWWPADWGHYGGLMIRLAWHSAGTYRMQDGRGGAGSGNIRFAPLNSWPDNASLDKARRLLWPVKKKYGNALSWADLIILSGNMAYESMGLKTFGFGFGREDIWGPETDVYWGSENEWLAPSENRYGDLDDASTLENPLAAVHMGLIYVNPEGVNGQPDPARTAQHVRETFARMAMDDEETAALTCGGHTVGKAHGRGAVDNIGVEPEAAGIEAQGFGWSNPRHDGKATNAFTSGIEGAWTTHPTQWDMGYFKLLFGYEWQLTKSPAGAWQWEPIDIKEEDMPVDPTDPSKRHQPMMTDADMAMKVDPIYNEICQKFMADPEYFADVFGRAWFKLTHRDMGPKACYIGPDVPAEDLIWQDPIPAGSTEYDVAAVKARIADSGLSAADMIATAWDSARTFRGSDKRGGANGARIRLAPQKDWAGNEPERLAKVLGILEPIAAETGASVADVIVLAGNVGLEQSIKAAGYDVDVPFAQGRGDATADQTDAASFDVLEPLADGFRNWQKADYAVSAEEMMLDKAQLLGLTAAEMTVLVGGMRVLGVNHGNSKHGVFTDRAGQLTPDFFVNLTDMAYSWHPVDGENTYEIRDRATGAVKWTATSADLVFGSNSVLRAYAEVYAQDDNAEKFVRDFVAAWTKVMNADRFDLAA; translated from the coding sequence ATGGACGGAAATAACGTAGATCCAACCGGCGGATGCCCTGTGATGCATGGCGGTAACACGGCGATGGACAAGCCCGTGACCAAATGGTGGCCCAATGCGCTGAACCTCGACATTCTGCACCAGCATGGTGCGCGCACGAACCCGATGGACCCGGATTACGACCATCGCGCGGCGGTCAAGGCGCTTGATTTCGAAGCGGTCAAGGCGGATGTCAAAGCGCTGATGACGCAGGATCAGGATTGGTGGCCCGCAGACTGGGGACACTACGGTGGCTTGATGATCCGGCTGGCGTGGCACTCGGCGGGCACATACCGCATGCAGGATGGCCGTGGCGGTGCGGGATCCGGGAACATCCGCTTTGCGCCTCTGAATTCATGGCCCGACAACGCCAGCCTCGACAAGGCGCGTCGCCTGTTGTGGCCTGTCAAAAAGAAATACGGCAACGCGCTCAGCTGGGCGGATCTGATTATCCTCTCCGGTAACATGGCCTATGAATCCATGGGCCTGAAAACCTTTGGCTTCGGCTTTGGCCGTGAGGATATCTGGGGCCCTGAAACCGACGTCTATTGGGGCAGCGAGAATGAATGGCTGGCGCCAAGCGAAAACCGTTACGGCGATCTGGATGATGCCTCCACCCTGGAAAACCCCCTGGCGGCGGTGCATATGGGGCTGATTTATGTCAACCCTGAAGGTGTGAATGGACAACCTGATCCGGCCCGCACCGCACAGCATGTGCGTGAGACTTTCGCGCGTATGGCGATGGATGACGAGGAAACTGCCGCCCTGACCTGTGGCGGGCACACCGTGGGCAAGGCGCATGGGCGTGGCGCTGTCGATAACATCGGTGTCGAACCCGAAGCCGCAGGGATTGAGGCGCAGGGCTTTGGCTGGTCAAACCCCAGGCATGACGGCAAGGCGACAAACGCCTTCACTTCCGGTATCGAGGGGGCCTGGACCACGCATCCGACACAATGGGACATGGGCTATTTCAAGCTGCTCTTCGGCTATGAGTGGCAGTTGACCAAATCTCCCGCCGGTGCATGGCAGTGGGAGCCGATCGACATCAAGGAAGAAGACATGCCGGTCGATCCGACCGACCCTTCAAAACGTCACCAGCCGATGATGACCGATGCGGATATGGCGATGAAAGTCGATCCGATCTACAACGAAATCTGCCAGAAGTTCATGGCCGATCCGGAGTATTTCGCCGATGTCTTCGGGCGCGCGTGGTTCAAGCTGACGCACCGCGATATGGGGCCAAAGGCCTGCTATATCGGCCCGGATGTGCCCGCAGAGGACCTGATCTGGCAAGACCCCATCCCGGCGGGCAGCACGGAGTATGACGTCGCTGCCGTCAAGGCGCGCATTGCCGACTCCGGTCTGTCTGCGGCTGATATGATCGCGACCGCCTGGGACAGCGCGCGCACCTTCCGCGGTTCTGACAAGCGGGGTGGTGCCAATGGCGCGCGCATCCGTCTTGCGCCGCAGAAGGACTGGGCCGGTAATGAGCCTGAGCGTCTGGCGAAAGTGCTGGGCATTCTTGAGCCGATCGCCGCGGAAACCGGTGCCTCTGTTGCGGATGTGATCGTTCTGGCCGGGAATGTGGGGCTGGAGCAATCCATCAAGGCCGCAGGGTATGATGTTGACGTACCTTTCGCCCAAGGACGCGGCGATGCAACGGCAGATCAAACCGATGCTGCATCCTTTGATGTGCTGGAGCCGCTTGCCGATGGTTTCCGCAACTGGCAAAAGGCGGACTACGCCGTCAGCGCCGAGGAAATGATGCTGGACAAGGCGCAATTGCTGGGGCTCACAGCGGCGGAAATGACCGTTCTGGTGGGTGGCATGCGTGTGCTGGGTGTCAATCACGGCAATTCCAAACATGGTGTCTTTACCGACCGCGCAGGGCAGCTGACGCCTGACTTCTTCGTCAACCTCACCGATATGGCCTATAGCTGGCATCCGGTGGACGGGGAAAACACCTATGAAATCCGCGACCGGGCCACGGGTGCGGTCAAGTGGACGGCAACAAGTGCTGATCTGGTGTTTGGTTCGAACTCCGTCCTGCGCGCTTACGCCGAGGTCTATGCACAGGATGACAACGCCGAAAAATTCGTGCGTGACTTCGTGGCAGCCTGGACCAAGGTGATGAACGCGGACCGCTTCGATCTGGCGGCCTAA